In the genome of Limnobaculum zhutongyuii, one region contains:
- the znuB gene encoding zinc ABC transporter permease subunit ZnuB → MIELLFPGWMAGVLLALAAGPLGSFVVWRRMSYFGDTLAHSSLLGVAFGLLLNINPFYAVIAITLLLAIGLVWLERRPQFAVDTLLGILAHSALSLGLVTISLMSNVRVDLMAYLFGDLLSVTMNDLWMIGAGVVVVLAILWWQWRSLLSVTINPELAHVDGINPERVRLLLMLVTALTIGLAMKFVGALIITSLLIIPAATARRFSRTPEQMAGFAVIIGIIAVTGGLTLSAFHDTPAGPSVVLCSCCLFILSLMKRQSD, encoded by the coding sequence ATGATCGAACTATTATTTCCGGGCTGGATGGCGGGCGTATTACTGGCCCTGGCTGCTGGTCCCTTAGGCTCTTTTGTTGTGTGGCGTCGAATGTCTTATTTTGGCGATACTCTGGCTCATTCATCATTGCTGGGCGTAGCTTTTGGGCTGTTGCTGAATATTAATCCGTTTTATGCGGTCATTGCTATTACCCTGTTACTGGCGATTGGTCTGGTATGGCTGGAGCGTCGCCCTCAATTTGCAGTGGATACGCTATTAGGCATTTTAGCCCATAGTGCCCTCTCTTTAGGTTTGGTCACCATCAGTTTAATGTCGAACGTACGCGTTGACCTGATGGCCTATCTGTTTGGTGACCTGCTCTCTGTCACCATGAATGACTTGTGGATGATTGGTGCTGGTGTGGTTGTGGTGCTGGCAATTTTATGGTGGCAATGGCGTTCACTATTGTCGGTGACCATTAATCCTGAACTGGCACATGTTGACGGTATTAATCCTGAAAGAGTTCGCCTGTTGCTGATGCTGGTTACTGCATTAACCATTGGTCTGGCAATGAAATTTGTTGGGGCGTTGATTATCACCTCATTACTGATTATTCCTGCTGCTACAGCGCGCAGATTCTCGCGAACACCAGAACAAATGGCTGGTTTCGCAGTTATTATTGGCATTATTGCCGTAACTGGCGGTTTAACACTTTCCGCTTTCCACGATACGCCAGCAGGCCCGTCTGTCGTGCTTTGTTCTTGCTGTCTTTTCATCCTCAGCCTGATGAAAAGACAATCTGATTAA
- a CDS encoding aspartate:alanine antiporter yields MNIDIISLLNSNYILLLFVVLALGLCLGKIRLGSVQLGGSIGVLVISLLLGYQHFTINTEALSLGFMLFIFCVGVEAGPNFFAIFFRDGKNYFLLALVLVGSAMCIALGLGKFLKWDIGLTAGMLAGSMTSTPVLVGAGDTLRHTTSDAALLATAQDHLSLGYALTYLIGLVSLIFAARYMPKLQRQDLSTCAQQIARERGLDHDSQRKVYLPVIRAYRVGPELVAWAAGKNLRELGIYRQTGCYIEKIRRNGIIASPDGDAVLQVNDEISLVGYPDAHARLDPSFRNGKEVFERDLLDMRIVTEEIVVKNNNAVGKRLSQINLTDHGCFLNRVIRSQIEMPIDDNIVLNAGDVLQISGDAHRVKGVAERIGFISIHSQVTDLLAFCAFFILGLMIGQITFQFSNFSFGIGNAAGLLFSGIMLGFMRANHPTFGYIPQGALNMVKEFGLMVFMAGVGLSAGSGIGNNLGLVGGQMLVAGLLVSLVPVVICYLFGAYILRMNRALLFGAIMGARTCAPAMEIISDTSRSNIPALGYAGTYAIANVLLTLAGSLIIIIWPSLL; encoded by the coding sequence GTGAATATTGATATTATCAGCCTGCTAAACAGTAACTACATTCTTCTGCTGTTTGTAGTATTAGCATTAGGCTTGTGTTTAGGGAAAATTCGGCTGGGTTCGGTTCAACTGGGCGGCTCAATTGGCGTACTAGTTATCTCCTTATTATTAGGCTATCAGCATTTTACGATTAACACCGAGGCCTTGAGCCTGGGCTTTATGCTGTTCATCTTCTGTGTCGGAGTTGAAGCCGGTCCAAACTTCTTTGCCATCTTCTTTCGCGATGGGAAAAACTACTTTTTACTGGCGCTGGTTCTGGTGGGTAGCGCGATGTGCATTGCACTGGGATTGGGTAAATTCCTCAAGTGGGACATCGGCCTCACTGCCGGTATGCTGGCCGGTTCGATGACCTCAACGCCTGTATTGGTAGGTGCTGGTGATACGCTACGTCATACCACCTCGGATGCAGCCCTGTTAGCCACTGCGCAGGATCACCTCAGCCTGGGTTATGCCCTGACCTATCTGATTGGTCTGGTGAGTTTAATCTTTGCCGCTCGTTATATGCCAAAACTGCAGCGACAGGATTTATCTACCTGTGCCCAACAAATCGCCAGAGAGCGTGGTCTGGACCATGATAGCCAGCGTAAAGTCTATCTACCGGTAATTCGCGCCTACCGTGTAGGCCCGGAACTGGTGGCATGGGCTGCCGGCAAAAACCTGCGTGAGCTGGGCATTTATCGCCAAACCGGCTGTTATATCGAGAAAATTCGCCGTAATGGCATTATTGCCTCACCCGATGGTGATGCGGTTTTGCAGGTAAATGATGAAATTTCATTAGTGGGTTATCCTGATGCCCATGCCAGATTAGATCCCAGCTTTCGCAACGGCAAAGAGGTATTTGAACGCGATCTGCTGGATATGCGCATTGTCACCGAAGAGATTGTAGTAAAAAATAATAATGCCGTAGGCAAACGTCTGAGCCAGATAAATCTGACCGACCACGGTTGTTTCCTTAATCGGGTTATTCGTAGTCAGATTGAGATGCCTATTGACGATAATATCGTGCTGAATGCCGGGGATGTTCTGCAAATCAGCGGCGATGCTCATCGGGTTAAAGGCGTTGCGGAACGTATTGGTTTTATCTCTATTCATAGTCAGGTTACCGATCTGCTGGCCTTTTGTGCCTTCTTCATTCTTGGTTTGATGATTGGTCAGATCACCTTCCAGTTTAGTAACTTTTCATTTGGTATTGGTAATGCTGCTGGTCTGCTGTTCTCTGGCATTATGCTGGGCTTTATGCGGGCTAATCATCCAACCTTTGGTTACATTCCTCAGGGTGCCCTCAACATGGTCAAAGAGTTCGGGTTGATGGTGTTTATGGCTGGTGTAGGATTAAGTGCTGGTAGCGGTATCGGCAACAATCTGGGGCTGGTTGGTGGCCAAATGTTGGTTGCCGGTTTACTGGTAAGTCTGGTTCCTGTGGTAATTTGCTATCTGTTCGGTGCCTATATATTACGCATGAACAGAGCCCTGCTGTTTGGTGCCATTATGGGGGCCAGAACTTGTGCGCCTGCAATGGAAATCATTAGCGATACTTCCCGTAGCAATATTCCAGCACTGGGTTATGCAGGGACCTACGCTATTGCCAACGTACTGTTGACTCTGGCAGGTTCACTAATTATTATCATTTGGCCTAGCTTGCTATAA
- a CDS encoding DUF1523 family protein, protein MSLIKKIFIGYLVCFAIGTALLCSFYLPSTDIVKITGSEVKRVDNDGPISAENPADGPTRDVYYIYTINENKKIMVYRNEDTGWSFPWYFKFNSADIQAQAQSANDANQITRVVHYGWRFNMVHMFKNIISIKPVDGFDASGFSFYTVMKILGWIIWFVLIAIQAALPTVITNWRDRKDLKRPDGSIVK, encoded by the coding sequence ATGTCATTAATCAAGAAAATATTTATCGGCTATTTGGTCTGTTTTGCTATCGGCACCGCTCTTCTTTGCAGCTTTTATCTGCCTTCAACGGATATTGTTAAAATCACCGGTTCTGAAGTTAAACGCGTTGATAACGATGGTCCAATTTCAGCAGAAAATCCGGCGGACGGTCCAACCCGTGATGTGTATTACATTTATACTATCAACGAAAATAAAAAGATTATGGTTTACCGCAATGAAGATACCGGATGGAGCTTCCCATGGTATTTCAAATTTAACAGCGCGGATATTCAGGCACAGGCTCAATCAGCCAATGACGCGAACCAAATCACCCGCGTAGTTCACTACGGCTGGCGTTTTAATATGGTTCATATGTTCAAGAACATTATCTCGATTAAACCAGTTGATGGGTTTGACGCGTCCGGCTTCTCTTTTTATACGGTAATGAAAATTCTGGGCTGGATTATCTGGTTTGTTCTGATCGCTATTCAGGCTGCTCTACCAACAGTTATTACCAACTGGCGCGATCGTAAAGATCTGAAACGCCCTGATGGTTCTATTGTTAAATAA